The genomic stretch TGGTGGTGTGGGGCTTCCTGGCGCTGTCCATCACGCTCGCCACGGGGGCCTTCTTCGTGGGCACCACGCCGGGCCCCTGGACCGTGGATGGGAAGACGCTGGCCACCCTCGTCGCGTGGGCCGTCTTCGCCGCGCTGCTGGTGGCGCGTTCCGTCGCGGGCTGGCGGGGGCGGCGGGTGGCCTTCCTCACCATGGCGGGGTTCTGCCTGGTCATGGTGTCCTTCCTGTCCTCGTATGACGTGTCGTCGCCCTCGGAGGCGGCCATGAGGATGCCCTGAGTATGGAGCTCATCTGCATTGGCCTGTCCCACCGGACGGCGCCCCTTACCGTCCGCGAGCGACTGGCCTTGCCGGAGTCGCGTCAGGTGGACGTGCTCCAGCGGCTGGCCCAGTCGCCCGTGGAGGCCCTCTGGGTGTCCACCTGCAACCGCGTGGAGGTGTACCTGTTGGCGCCGGACACGGCGATGGCGCGGCAGCGCGCGTTGGCGGAGCTGCAGGTGCTGGGCGGCGTGGAAGCCCTGGAGCACCTCTACGAGCACCAGGGCGAGGCGGCGCTGGTGCACCTGTTCCGCGTGGCGTGCAGCCTGGACTCCATGGTGCTGGGCGAGGCCCAGATTCTGGGCCAGGTGAAGGACGCCTTCGAGCGGGGCCAGGGCGCGGGCGCGGTGCGCGGTGAGTTGATGCGCGCCTGCGCGGCCGCGTTCAGCTGCGCCAAACGCGTGCGCACGGAGACGGCCATTGGCCGCGCGGCCACGTCCATGGCGGCGGCGGCGGTGCAACTGGCCAGCAAGGTGTTCGACGGGCTCGCGGGCAAGACGGTGCTGGTGGTGGGCGCGGGGGAGATGGGCGAGCTGGCGGCGCGCCACCTGAAGCAGGCCGGCGCGTCGAAGCTCTATGTCACCAACCGCACCCTGTCGCGCGCGGAGGCGCTGGCGGCGGAGGTGGGCGGACAGGCGCGGCCCTTCGAGGAGCTGCTCGCTCTGGTGGCCGCGGCGGACGTGGTGGTGTGCAGCACGGCGTCGCCGGTGCCGCTCTTCACGCGGGACAACGTGGGCGCCTTGGGGCGCGGGCGCCGGGGGAGGCCGCTGTTCATGGTGGACCTGGCGGTGCCGCGCGACATCGACCCGGCCGTGGGCACGCTGGACTGGGTGCACGCGTACGACGTGGACGACATCCAGAAGTTCGTCGCGGACAACGCCGCGGCGCGCGCGGAAGAGGCGCAGAAGGCGGGCGTGCTCGTCGCGCAGGAAGTGGCGCGTTTCGTCAAGGAGCGCGCGCTGCGTGAGGGCACGCCGGTGCTGGCGCGACTGCGTCAGCGCGCGGAAGCCATTGCCCGCTCCGAGGTGGAGCGCACGCTGGGCGCCCTGGGCGACGGACTCAACGACAAGCAACGCAAGAGCATCGAGGCCATGGGTCGAGCCATCGTCAACAAGCTGCTGCATGAGCCCACCGCGCGGCTGCGCGCCGTGGGGCCGGAAGGGGAGGGCAACCGCCTGGCGGGGGCCGCCGCCGAGTTGTTCGGGCTGCTGGAGGAGGAGGTTGGCACCGCCGCCGCCGCGCCCTCCGTCATGGCCGCGCCGGTCCAGGTCGCCACGGGGGGCAAGTGATGGCGCCCGTGCGCATCGCCACCCGGCAGAGTCCCCTGGCGCTCTGGCAGGCGCGTCACGTGGGCGCGCTGCTGACCTCGCATCATCCCGGTTTGGAAGTGTCCCTGGTGGAGATGACCACCGAGGGAGACCGCTTCCTGTCCGCTCCGTTGTCCGCGGTGGGCGGCAAGGGCCTGTTCGTGAAGGAAATCGAGCAGGCGCTGCTCGATGGCCGCGCGGACGTCGCCGTGCACAGCCTCAAGGACATGACGTCCGTGTTCCCGGAAGGGCTGATGCTCGCCGCGGTGCCGGAGCGGGAGGACCCGCGCGACGTCTTCTGTGGCCTGGGCGGGCTGACGCTGGACACGCTTCCCCAGGGCGCGCGCGTGGGCACGTCGTCGCTGCGCCGAAGCTGCATCCTGCGCTCGCGCCGGCCGGACGTGGACATCGTCAGCGTGCGCGGCAACGTGCAGACGCGCCTGGCGAGGACGCGGG from Myxococcus xanthus encodes the following:
- the hemC gene encoding hydroxymethylbilane synthase, whose translation is MMAPVRIATRQSPLALWQARHVGALLTSHHPGLEVSLVEMTTEGDRFLSAPLSAVGGKGLFVKEIEQALLDGRADVAVHSLKDMTSVFPEGLMLAAVPEREDPRDVFCGLGGLTLDTLPQGARVGTSSLRRSCILRSRRPDVDIVSVRGNVQTRLARTREQGLAGALLAYAGLKRLGLEDVITQVLPPEVSLPAVGQGVLAIQCRTDDARVRELLAPLEHATTRIAVTAERALLAKLEGGCTVPLAGHATVSGDTVFLRGLVGRPDGTHVVRGEVRGPVSRAHALGESLADDLLSRGAADILRDFARRSEARES
- the hemA gene encoding glutamyl-tRNA reductase, which codes for MELICIGLSHRTAPLTVRERLALPESRQVDVLQRLAQSPVEALWVSTCNRVEVYLLAPDTAMARQRALAELQVLGGVEALEHLYEHQGEAALVHLFRVACSLDSMVLGEAQILGQVKDAFERGQGAGAVRGELMRACAAAFSCAKRVRTETAIGRAATSMAAAAVQLASKVFDGLAGKTVLVVGAGEMGELAARHLKQAGASKLYVTNRTLSRAEALAAEVGGQARPFEELLALVAAADVVVCSTASPVPLFTRDNVGALGRGRRGRPLFMVDLAVPRDIDPAVGTLDWVHAYDVDDIQKFVADNAAARAEEAQKAGVLVAQEVARFVKERALREGTPVLARLRQRAEAIARSEVERTLGALGDGLNDKQRKSIEAMGRAIVNKLLHEPTARLRAVGPEGEGNRLAGAAAELFGLLEEEVGTAAAAPSVMAAPVQVATGGK